The Acetomicrobium flavidum genome window below encodes:
- the upp gene encoding uracil phosphoribosyltransferase, producing the protein MKIVLGADHAGCILKNAAKEYLVQKGIEVLDLGTDSQNDPVDYPDIGLKAAEMVACGQCDRGILSCGTGIGMSIAANKVKGAYAALCTDTFMAKMSRLHNNSNILVLGGRTTGPKEALEIIETWLNTPFEGGRHARRIEKIRAYEERAFSNDRNISGGRVVIMDHPLIQHKLGIVRNAQTSVKEFRELVEEIAGLMVYEITRCLPVEEIEVETPLAKTHAKTIAGKKMAVVPVLRAGLGMIQGILKLIPNAKVGHIGVYRDPNTLQPVEYYCKLPGDIEERDVFIVDPMLATGGSSALAIDLVKRRGGKKVTLVCLIAAPEGLSKVREAHPDVDIYMAALDERLDEHGYIVPGLGDAGDRLFGTK; encoded by the coding sequence GTGAAAATAGTCCTCGGAGCTGATCATGCCGGCTGTATCTTAAAAAATGCAGCCAAGGAATATCTCGTCCAAAAGGGGATAGAGGTGCTTGACCTCGGGACCGATTCCCAAAACGATCCTGTAGATTATCCGGACATCGGGTTAAAGGCGGCCGAAATGGTGGCATGTGGTCAATGTGATCGGGGCATCCTGTCTTGCGGAACCGGTATAGGCATGTCGATTGCGGCCAACAAGGTCAAGGGAGCATACGCAGCTCTTTGTACAGACACATTCATGGCAAAGATGAGTCGCCTGCACAACAATTCCAACATCCTAGTCCTGGGCGGCAGAACCACTGGCCCAAAAGAAGCCTTGGAGATAATAGAAACTTGGTTGAATACCCCATTTGAAGGCGGCAGGCATGCAAGAAGAATAGAGAAGATAAGGGCGTACGAAGAAAGGGCCTTTTCAAATGACAGGAACATCTCTGGTGGGCGGGTGGTCATCATGGATCACCCGCTGATACAGCATAAACTTGGGATTGTTAGGAATGCCCAAACAAGCGTAAAAGAGTTTAGAGAGCTTGTAGAAGAGATAGCGGGCCTTATGGTATACGAGATAACAAGGTGCTTGCCGGTAGAGGAGATCGAGGTTGAGACGCCGCTTGCAAAAACGCATGCAAAGACGATTGCCGGTAAAAAAATGGCCGTGGTCCCTGTGCTGCGCGCAGGCCTTGGGATGATTCAAGGGATACTAAAGCTCATTCCCAACGCAAAAGTTGGACACATCGGGGTTTACAGGGATCCCAATACGCTTCAGCCGGTCGAGTATTATTGTAAACTTCCAGGCGATATTGAGGAAAGGGACGTATTTATAGTTGACCCGATGCTAGCAACTGGAGGTTCCTCGGCATTGGCCATAGACCTCGTTAAAAGGCGTGGTGGGAAAAAAGTGACCCTGGTATGCCTTATAGCTGCTCCGGAGGGCTTGAGCAAGGTGCGGGAAGCCCACCCCGATGTGGATATCTATATGGCGGCGCTTGACGAGCGCTTGGACGAACATGGCTACATAGTGCCAGGATTAGGTGACGCCGGCGACAGATTGTTCGGAACAAAATGA
- the meaB gene encoding methylmalonyl Co-A mutase-associated GTPase MeaB codes for MDFLVQKALDGDHRSIARLISLVENESPFASQIMAHLYAYTGKAHIIGVTGSPGAGKSTLLDKLISSFKGMGKKIGVIAVDPTSPFSGGAILGDRLRMQDHALDTDVFIRSMGTRGSLGGLSRAAYEAAMILDACGKDVIFIETVGVGQSEVDIVKIADTVCLLLVPGMGDDVQVMKAGIMEIADIFVINKADRDGADRLAAEVNIMLDLYGKKAWRPPVIKTIAETGEGIDELSKALLDHRQYLSKSDEGKKRFYSRIKMEVEEILKREIAKVVEERWKECCNDELISALCAKQIDPYTVAGRILGDIFSRG; via the coding sequence ATGGATTTTCTGGTGCAGAAGGCATTGGATGGAGATCATCGGTCTATAGCAAGGTTAATTTCTTTAGTCGAGAATGAGTCTCCCTTCGCAAGCCAGATAATGGCGCATTTGTATGCATATACGGGAAAGGCTCATATAATAGGCGTTACGGGAAGTCCAGGTGCCGGCAAAAGCACCCTTCTTGATAAGCTTATAAGTAGTTTCAAGGGCATGGGCAAAAAAATAGGCGTAATAGCTGTAGATCCGACAAGCCCCTTTAGCGGGGGTGCTATATTGGGTGATAGGCTTAGGATGCAGGACCACGCCTTGGACACTGACGTCTTTATAAGGAGCATGGGCACGAGAGGATCGCTTGGCGGACTTAGCAGGGCAGCATATGAAGCCGCCATGATACTCGATGCCTGCGGTAAAGACGTCATATTTATCGAGACCGTTGGTGTGGGGCAATCAGAGGTGGACATAGTCAAGATAGCCGATACCGTATGCCTGCTTTTGGTCCCCGGCATGGGTGACGACGTTCAGGTTATGAAAGCAGGTATAATGGAGATAGCGGATATATTTGTGATAAACAAGGCTGATCGGGATGGCGCAGACAGGCTGGCAGCTGAGGTGAACATAATGCTTGATCTTTACGGAAAAAAGGCATGGAGACCGCCTGTCATCAAGACAATTGCGGAGACCGGGGAGGGCATAGACGAGCTTTCGAAGGCCTTGCTTGACCATAGACAATACCTTTCCAAGAGCGACGAAGGCAAAAAGAGGTTTTATTCGAGGATAAAGATGGAAGTCGAAGAAATCCTAAAGCGCGAAATTGCTAAGGTAGTTGAGGAAAGATGGAAGGAATGTTGCAATGATGAACTGATTAGCGCCCTTTGCGCCAAACAGATCGATCCATACACAGTGGCAGGCAGAATTCTAGGCGATATATTTTCAAGGGGGTAA
- a CDS encoding valine--tRNA ligase, whose product MRADDMPLSKEYEPDELEQRWYEWWLKRGLFHAEVDEEKEPFSMVIPPPNVTGSLHMGHALNNTLQDIVCRYKRMRGFNVLWIPGTDHAGIATQNVVERELAKSGIQRKDMTREAFLEKVWEWKSEYGGRIISQLKRLGASCDWSRERFTMDEGLSRAVRCVFVRLYEEGLIYKGKYIINWCPRCHTALSDLEVEHALEKGKLYYVAYPIEGETGFVVVATTRPETILGDVAIAVHPDDPNNSKFVGKRVKVPMVDRIIPVIEDEMVDPSFGTGMVKITPAHDPNDFLVGQRHGLEPIQVIDADGFMNENAGRYRGMSRFQAREAIVKDIEAAGLLVKIEEHEHAVGHCYRCNTVLEPFLSEQWFVRTEPLAKKAIEVVREGKIRWIPERWVNTYYQWMENIRDWCISRQLWWGHRIPAWTCKDCGHITVSEEDPTKCGKCGSGNIVQDEDVLDTWFSSALWPFSTMGWPEDTPELRYFYPTSLLVTGFDIIFFWVARMIMMGLKFMGDVPFKDVYIHALVRDEKGQKMSKSKGNVIDPLDVIAKYGADSLRFTLSSLTVQGRDIYLSTQKIESYRHFMNKIWNAGRFALMNLGGFNLDKSHSVKSEDNLRLHDKWILLRINQVVKETTELLEGYFFGEASRLLYDFVWGELCDWYIEMAKPALKGDEGDRRKTASQQVLGYVFRKTLLLLHPFIPFITEELWHAFGFSVDSIEEEPWPSAEDLFDETTKASIENEMYILQETIRSIRNLRAEANLAPQMVVPHVVFSPTSAEAEDIIARNEDMIKFMTKVGHINVNRTRPGHSLVSVLPWGNIYLVVGEIIDIPSEIERLKKERESLLAEEQKSLSKLSNESFLQRAPKEVVEKEQERLKKARERIKRINENIASLEEN is encoded by the coding sequence ATGCGCGCTGACGACATGCCTCTTTCAAAGGAATATGAACCTGATGAATTGGAACAAAGGTGGTATGAGTGGTGGCTAAAGCGTGGGTTATTTCATGCTGAAGTGGACGAGGAAAAGGAACCTTTCAGCATGGTCATTCCGCCTCCAAACGTCACTGGATCGCTTCATATGGGCCATGCTCTGAACAACACATTACAGGATATAGTTTGTCGTTATAAGCGCATGAGAGGGTTTAACGTCCTGTGGATCCCGGGGACCGATCATGCAGGCATAGCCACGCAGAATGTAGTTGAACGGGAGTTGGCCAAAAGCGGGATTCAAAGGAAGGACATGACCAGAGAGGCTTTCCTTGAAAAGGTATGGGAGTGGAAAAGCGAATACGGCGGCAGGATCATCTCGCAGCTTAAAAGGCTTGGTGCATCCTGTGATTGGTCAAGAGAACGCTTTACCATGGATGAGGGGCTATCAAGGGCAGTCAGGTGCGTGTTTGTTCGCCTCTACGAAGAGGGCCTCATATATAAGGGCAAATACATAATCAATTGGTGTCCTCGTTGCCATACGGCGCTATCCGACTTAGAAGTTGAACATGCTCTGGAAAAGGGAAAACTTTACTACGTAGCCTACCCAATAGAAGGAGAGACCGGATTTGTCGTCGTGGCCACAACGCGGCCTGAGACTATATTGGGAGATGTCGCCATCGCGGTGCACCCAGACGACCCCAATAACTCAAAATTTGTGGGCAAAAGGGTTAAGGTCCCAATGGTCGACAGAATCATCCCCGTCATCGAGGATGAGATGGTCGATCCGTCTTTTGGTACGGGAATGGTCAAGATAACCCCGGCTCACGATCCTAATGACTTTTTGGTGGGACAGCGGCACGGCCTGGAGCCCATTCAAGTGATAGATGCAGACGGTTTCATGAACGAAAATGCCGGCCGCTACAGGGGAATGAGCAGGTTCCAGGCAAGAGAAGCGATCGTCAAGGATATCGAGGCAGCGGGCTTGCTTGTCAAAATCGAAGAGCATGAACATGCCGTAGGACATTGCTACAGATGCAACACAGTCCTGGAGCCCTTCCTGTCGGAACAGTGGTTCGTGCGCACCGAGCCCTTGGCGAAAAAGGCCATTGAGGTGGTAAGAGAGGGAAAAATCCGTTGGATTCCTGAACGCTGGGTAAACACCTATTACCAATGGATGGAAAACATCAGGGACTGGTGTATTTCAAGACAACTTTGGTGGGGACACAGAATTCCCGCTTGGACGTGTAAGGATTGTGGCCACATAACCGTATCGGAGGAAGATCCGACGAAGTGCGGGAAGTGCGGTTCCGGTAATATCGTCCAAGATGAAGATGTGCTTGATACCTGGTTTTCAAGTGCCCTTTGGCCCTTTTCCACTATGGGGTGGCCCGAAGATACGCCCGAACTGAGATATTTTTATCCCACGTCGCTTTTGGTGACCGGCTTTGACATCATCTTTTTCTGGGTAGCCAGAATGATAATGATGGGACTCAAGTTCATGGGAGACGTACCCTTTAAGGATGTCTACATCCATGCCCTAGTTCGCGATGAAAAGGGCCAAAAGATGAGCAAATCTAAGGGCAACGTAATAGATCCCCTTGATGTCATAGCTAAATATGGAGCCGACTCACTGAGGTTTACGCTGTCGTCTTTGACCGTACAGGGGCGCGATATTTACCTGAGCACGCAGAAGATCGAATCCTACAGGCACTTCATGAACAAGATCTGGAATGCCGGGCGCTTTGCGTTAATGAACCTGGGAGGTTTTAACCTAGATAAAAGCCATTCTGTAAAGTCGGAAGATAATTTGAGGTTGCACGACAAGTGGATTCTTTTACGCATAAACCAGGTCGTTAAAGAAACGACAGAGCTTCTTGAAGGTTATTTCTTTGGCGAGGCAAGCAGATTGCTTTATGACTTTGTATGGGGTGAACTGTGCGACTGGTACATCGAGATGGCAAAGCCTGCATTAAAGGGAGACGAAGGAGATCGCAGAAAAACTGCTTCGCAGCAAGTGCTTGGCTACGTCTTTAGGAAGACGCTTTTGCTCCTTCATCCTTTCATTCCCTTCATAACGGAGGAGCTATGGCATGCCTTTGGTTTTAGCGTCGATTCGATAGAAGAAGAGCCATGGCCGTCTGCAGAAGATCTGTTCGATGAGACGACGAAGGCATCTATAGAAAATGAGATGTACATACTACAAGAGACAATTAGATCGATAAGAAACTTGCGAGCGGAAGCCAATCTGGCTCCCCAAATGGTCGTACCGCATGTGGTGTTTAGTCCCACCAGCGCGGAGGCTGAAGATATAATCGCCCGAAATGAGGACATGATAAAATTCATGACCAAGGTGGGTCATATAAACGTGAACAGGACGAGACCGGGACATTCTTTGGTATCAGTCCTTCCGTGGGGTAATATATACCTTGTTGTGGGTGAAATCATTGACATACCGTCAGAGATAGAAAGATTAAAGAAGGAAAGAGAGAGCTTGTTGGCAGAGGAACAAAAGAGCTTATCCAAGTTGTCCAACGAGTCCTTCCTCCAAAGAGCTCCTAAAGAGGTCGTGGAAAAAGAACAGGAGCGCTTGAAAAAGGCACGAGAAAGAATAAAGAGGATAAACGAAAATATAGCCTCACTTGAGGAAAATTAG
- a CDS encoding YncE family protein: MQKIAILAVLFFVLASSVHAETGTLYTLPQANKIEAERHMMVARRHFLSRDYFGCLEELELAQKDDIYLVSTYLLRALCQRRLGMWGDALTSIHYYLEVASADVRAKLIEGQIVKERDLLKEILSGRIEVASTQAYKQPLSLFFNLPLGAKPRAKAIGKASCLEGRSWISDTEGNRIFLIKKDEKPYVFDIEKPVAAVPLSSNELIVATRNGQIYRATLTEKDKRTKDLSLEKLTEIPSILSDAVIIGRKILLVSDAADGKLVYLDTDTGKVLGDWRPNDKSRFEPLALSYGGYLVAIVDRGSNSLIVMDPWSKKVVFQGQADMLRDVEWVSPAKCFALGEDGSLYEANVKGGSFNKIIDGKLTNCWCLTRNDNEIMAFDAALDNVFWIKQTFKQEDLTAFANLHMMQKDLNNGTLSLKSNLYVPVVADLNFEVPSIKAGFGKILLASRWEEDAYVNRGLLYEVSSMKSYDVFLRDMYNAGEKWPSRIVLEQNPSLSGISDDFVLMLAGLCLREGIAVDLYLKDGPLPLSLTMLSHMSGGKIMFSPPLQSEVPGLAGLAGKISVELPERKVLFKEIAFEPLLAIFGNVDGIPFRDWVPIDFLPDIDQHK, translated from the coding sequence ATGCAAAAGATCGCAATCCTTGCGGTTTTGTTCTTTGTTTTGGCATCGTCGGTGCATGCAGAAACTGGCACACTATATACCTTGCCACAGGCAAACAAAATAGAGGCCGAGCGGCATATGATGGTAGCTCGGCGACATTTTTTAAGTCGGGATTACTTTGGGTGTCTCGAGGAACTGGAATTAGCTCAGAAAGATGACATATATCTAGTGAGCACTTATCTGTTAAGGGCTTTATGTCAGAGGCGTTTGGGCATGTGGGGCGATGCTTTGACGTCCATACATTATTATTTGGAAGTTGCCAGTGCTGACGTACGTGCTAAATTAATTGAAGGTCAGATAGTAAAGGAAAGGGATCTTTTAAAGGAAATCCTGTCCGGCAGGATTGAGGTAGCATCAACTCAGGCCTACAAACAACCTCTTTCGTTGTTTTTTAACCTTCCCTTGGGCGCAAAGCCCCGAGCGAAAGCCATAGGAAAGGCAAGTTGTCTTGAGGGAAGGTCTTGGATTTCTGACACAGAAGGCAACAGGATCTTTTTGATAAAAAAGGACGAAAAGCCCTATGTCTTCGACATCGAAAAGCCGGTGGCTGCTGTGCCTTTAAGTTCAAACGAACTCATCGTAGCGACCAGGAACGGACAAATATACAGGGCGACTTTGACCGAAAAGGATAAGAGGACTAAGGATTTGAGCTTAGAAAAGTTGACCGAAATTCCTTCGATCCTATCTGATGCTGTTATTATCGGAAGAAAAATTTTACTTGTGAGCGATGCGGCGGACGGCAAGCTAGTTTATCTTGACACGGATACAGGAAAGGTCCTTGGCGATTGGAGACCGAATGACAAATCCCGCTTTGAGCCTTTGGCATTATCTTACGGTGGTTATTTGGTAGCTATTGTGGACAGGGGATCTAATTCTCTAATCGTCATGGACCCGTGGTCAAAAAAGGTCGTCTTTCAGGGTCAGGCAGATATGTTAAGGGACGTGGAATGGGTTTCGCCGGCGAAATGTTTTGCGTTAGGAGAGGATGGATCGTTATACGAAGCAAATGTTAAGGGCGGCTCTTTCAATAAGATCATCGATGGGAAGCTGACGAATTGCTGGTGCCTGACTCGAAACGACAATGAAATAATGGCCTTCGATGCGGCTTTGGACAACGTTTTCTGGATAAAGCAGACGTTTAAACAGGAAGATCTGACAGCCTTCGCCAATCTTCATATGATGCAAAAGGACTTAAATAACGGTACTTTAAGCCTAAAGTCAAACCTATACGTTCCTGTTGTGGCCGATCTAAATTTCGAGGTACCGTCGATCAAGGCAGGTTTTGGTAAAATCCTTCTGGCAAGCAGATGGGAAGAGGATGCATATGTCAACCGAGGTTTGCTCTATGAGGTCTCGTCGATGAAAAGCTACGATGTTTTTTTAAGGGACATGTACAACGCCGGAGAGAAGTGGCCTTCGAGGATTGTCTTAGAGCAGAACCCTTCGCTTTCTGGAATAAGTGATGATTTTGTGCTAATGTTGGCAGGGTTATGCCTTAGAGAGGGAATAGCTGTCGATCTATATCTAAAGGATGGGCCCTTACCCCTTAGCCTGACGATGCTTTCGCACATGTCGGGAGGGAAGATCATGTTCTCTCCGCCATTGCAAAGTGAGGTCCCAGGCTTGGCTGGGCTTGCAGGGAAAATATCGGTTGAACTGCCGGAGAGAAAGGTTTTGTTTAAGGAAATCGCATTTGAGCCTCTGTTGGCCATTTTTGGAAACGTTGACGGCATACCCTTTAGGGATTGGGTCCCCATAGATTTTTTGCCGGATATCGATCAACATAAGTGA
- a CDS encoding glycosyltransferase family 4 protein — MLWSGVLLFVLFYRDYMDMNLTLFAWCASAIFMVGYLDDMKSLAPTVRLILHLIASTVALLPLYRSGSLPVWGWLVASLWTASMISAYNMIDGMNGLVLSIFAVSSCIFLFAFKNVFWAFGIGITLGILPWNYPRARTFLGDGGSTLLGFTHACLLLYCLFWSDVLDKSFVPFCVFLALAGGIPFLDMSLAIIRRTAKGVSPFYPDKEHIHHRLIRRGLPTLFVLGIMSSLHAILVLLGLKIF; from the coding sequence GTGCTATGGAGCGGGGTACTTTTATTCGTGCTCTTTTATAGGGATTATATGGATATGAATTTAACGCTTTTTGCTTGGTGTGCGAGCGCTATATTCATGGTCGGATACCTGGATGACATGAAAAGCCTGGCGCCTACCGTGAGGCTGATCCTACATTTGATCGCTTCGACAGTGGCCTTGCTCCCGCTGTATAGAAGCGGCAGCCTGCCGGTGTGGGGGTGGCTTGTCGCATCTCTATGGACAGCTTCGATGATCAGTGCCTATAACATGATTGACGGCATGAATGGTTTAGTGCTTAGCATATTTGCCGTAAGTTCCTGTATATTTCTTTTCGCCTTCAAAAATGTCTTTTGGGCCTTTGGCATTGGAATAACGCTTGGAATTTTGCCCTGGAACTACCCGAGAGCGAGGACATTTTTAGGAGACGGGGGAAGCACGCTGCTTGGGTTTACGCACGCTTGCCTGCTTTTATATTGTCTTTTTTGGTCAGACGTGTTGGATAAATCATTTGTTCCTTTCTGCGTCTTCCTGGCCCTGGCCGGCGGGATTCCTTTCTTGGATATGTCTTTGGCGATAATAAGAAGAACTGCCAAGGGAGTCTCTCCTTTTTACCCTGATAAGGAGCACATTCACCATCGCCTGATACGAAGAGGGCTGCCAACTTTATTCGTATTGGGGATAATGTCTTCTTTGCATGCTATCCTCGTTTTGCTGGGTTTAAAAATCTTTTAG
- a CDS encoding flagellar biosynthesis protein FliR produces the protein MSLLHSIPDVNVQALVAIALFAIALLVARIINNINSKKWPGGVLWVLYLRVLLGFLLAASVVLGFYAFAGISILR, from the coding sequence ATGTCTTTGTTGCATTCGATACCTGACGTCAACGTTCAAGCTTTAGTGGCAATCGCACTGTTTGCCATTGCCCTACTTGTTGCAAGGATCATCAATAACATCAACTCGAAGAAATGGCCGGGAGGGGTGCTTTGGGTCTTATACCTTCGAGTTTTGTTGGGTTTTTTGCTTGCCGCTTCCGTGGTCTTGGGATTTTATGCCTTCGCAGGAATTAGTATATTGAGGTAA
- a CDS encoding bifunctional folylpolyglutamate synthase/dihydrofolate synthase, with protein MIDKDYASYDLMEQDISVVASPGIRPGLSRMAKCLKLLGNPQDKFKAVHVLGTNGKGSTASSLASILTASGLKTALYTSPHLIHMGERLRIDGFLVEQNKWQEAWEEVKSIIKDNFAAEDRPTAFELITAVCFLIMARENVDVAVVEAGMGGRLDATNLLGNVALSLFTTISLDHTSYLGTTPSQIAHEKFAVIRPGAKALYMGGPDDVEDVFIARCMKMVAEGHIFSRECVVRPRHLSLDGVVYDLWTSRGNCFCALETRLAGAYQTQNTALAAFGAVLLSENVFPSINRKSIRDGLLSARWPGRFEVIRLNGKTVILDGAHNPDGMKALAVSLKSALPAKEDVVILMAMMKDKDIEGALEKLEGLSIRKIICTQVPGLQRSKQAQELAIIVQEVFPRSIVAIEPELQRALDEATKDNGFIVICGSLYLIGAIKKIMGS; from the coding sequence ATGATCGACAAAGATTATGCGAGTTACGACCTGATGGAGCAGGATATATCTGTAGTAGCGAGCCCGGGCATACGCCCGGGCTTATCACGGATGGCTAAATGTTTAAAATTGCTTGGCAATCCGCAGGATAAATTTAAGGCCGTCCACGTGTTAGGTACCAATGGTAAGGGTTCAACGGCCTCGAGCCTTGCGAGCATTCTGACGGCTTCCGGCTTAAAGACGGCTTTATACACTAGCCCTCATCTGATACACATGGGCGAACGATTGCGCATAGACGGTTTCCTGGTGGAGCAAAACAAATGGCAGGAAGCGTGGGAAGAGGTTAAATCGATAATTAAAGATAACTTCGCGGCCGAAGATCGGCCCACGGCCTTTGAACTCATCACTGCCGTATGTTTTTTGATAATGGCTCGTGAAAATGTCGATGTGGCGGTTGTAGAGGCAGGCATGGGCGGAAGGCTTGATGCAACAAACTTGCTTGGGAATGTGGCATTATCCCTTTTTACTACTATTTCCCTGGATCATACCAGCTACCTGGGCACCACTCCCTCTCAAATAGCTCATGAAAAGTTTGCCGTGATAAGGCCTGGGGCAAAGGCCCTTTACATGGGAGGCCCCGATGATGTAGAAGATGTGTTCATTGCCAGATGCATGAAAATGGTAGCGGAAGGCCATATCTTTTCGCGGGAATGTGTTGTAAGGCCTCGGCATCTGTCCTTGGACGGCGTAGTGTATGATCTGTGGACCTCTCGCGGCAACTGCTTTTGCGCGCTGGAGACCAGGTTGGCTGGAGCGTATCAAACGCAAAATACTGCCTTGGCTGCCTTTGGTGCCGTGCTTTTATCCGAAAATGTCTTTCCTTCAATAAACAGAAAATCTATAAGAGATGGACTGCTTTCGGCGCGTTGGCCCGGTCGGTTTGAGGTGATCAGGCTTAACGGAAAGACCGTCATACTTGACGGTGCGCATAATCCGGATGGCATGAAGGCCTTGGCCGTCTCGCTAAAATCTGCGTTGCCGGCCAAAGAAGACGTCGTTATCCTTATGGCTATGATGAAGGACAAGGACATAGAAGGTGCTTTGGAGAAATTGGAAGGTTTGTCGATAAGGAAGATAATCTGTACTCAGGTGCCGGGATTGCAGAGGAGTAAACAGGCGCAGGAGCTGGCGATTATCGTCCAAGAGGTATTTCCAAGGTCGATTGTTGCGATCGAACCGGAATTGCAAAGGGCCCTGGATGAAGCCACGAAAGACAATGGCTTCATCGTGATTTGCGGTAGTCTATACCTGATTGGCGCCATAAAGAAGATCATGGGCTCATAA
- a CDS encoding Gfo/Idh/MocA family protein, producing MNPLRVGVVGVGHLGYHHARIYTELLETKLVGIMDTDEERAASVGETLQVPYYTDLEEFLKKAHPDALSIVVPTVAHYEVAKSVMEKNIHVLIEKPVTKTVDEAEELLKIAAKRNLVLQVGHIERFNSAVQYVRGICNPPLYIQTRRLGPFSPRIADVGVVLDLMIHDIDIILSLVGSEIREISAYGRSVYTEHEDIASAHLTFANGTISHILVSRVSEKRLRTLEIMEKERYITLNYETQDVSIHRCIRDNGMGLMEVIEHPVFPKHEPLKMELQHFISCVREGRQPMVGIADGKRALEVAVEVLRQIHKNKLADFQGNIETLL from the coding sequence ATGAATCCATTGCGTGTGGGCGTTGTTGGAGTAGGTCATCTGGGATATCATCACGCGAGGATATACACTGAGCTTCTGGAGACAAAATTGGTAGGCATCATGGATACGGATGAGGAAAGGGCTGCCTCCGTAGGAGAGACCTTGCAGGTTCCGTATTATACAGACTTAGAGGAGTTTCTGAAAAAAGCCCATCCGGATGCCTTAAGTATCGTGGTGCCCACGGTAGCGCATTACGAAGTTGCAAAGAGCGTTATGGAGAAAAACATACACGTGCTCATCGAGAAACCGGTGACGAAGACCGTCGATGAGGCAGAAGAGTTGCTAAAGATAGCTGCCAAGAGAAACTTAGTGCTTCAAGTCGGCCATATAGAGCGCTTCAACAGTGCAGTACAATATGTTAGAGGCATCTGCAATCCGCCCCTTTACATTCAAACTAGAAGGCTGGGGCCCTTTTCTCCAAGAATCGCTGACGTAGGCGTTGTCCTGGACCTAATGATACACGACATCGACATAATTTTATCGTTAGTTGGCTCTGAGATTAGGGAGATCTCCGCATATGGACGTTCCGTATACACGGAGCATGAAGACATCGCATCGGCACATTTGACCTTTGCTAACGGCACTATCTCGCATATATTGGTGAGCAGGGTCTCGGAAAAAAGGCTGAGAACCCTTGAGATAATGGAGAAGGAGCGCTACATAACGCTAAATTACGAAACTCAAGATGTGTCGATCCACAGATGCATCAGGGATAACGGCATGGGCTTAATGGAAGTGATAGAACACCCAGTGTTTCCCAAACACGAACCTCTCAAGATGGAGTTGCAGCATTTCATATCGTGCGTAAGAGAGGGCAGGCAGCCAATGGTTGGGATAGCCGACGGCAAAAGAGCTCTCGAGGTGGCCGTAGAGGTGTTAAGACAGATTCATAAAAATAAGCTGGCAGATTTTCAGGGAAACATCGAAACGTTGCTCTAA